A genomic segment from Actinomadura hallensis encodes:
- a CDS encoding SAF domain-containing protein — MNIRLARLRRPLAALLAAAATGLALMALRPAPPPSVRVLAADRDLPAGTTLTPSDLRHVNLPTAVVPAGALRSGTGRVLAGPMREGEPLTDSRVVGDGLLRGYGPGTVATPVRIADADAVRLLRPGDRIDVLTTPAPPALAEAAPAHPRGGARVVVSAVPVVTVPVPADDPQQGALVVLATDRAQALALASTTAPLSLTIAPTTPT; from the coding sequence GCCACTCGCGGCCCTGCTCGCCGCGGCCGCGACGGGCCTGGCCCTCATGGCCCTGCGTCCGGCGCCGCCGCCGTCCGTCCGCGTCCTCGCCGCCGACCGGGACCTGCCCGCCGGGACGACGCTCACCCCGTCCGACCTGCGCCACGTGAACCTGCCGACCGCCGTGGTCCCGGCCGGCGCGCTCCGCTCCGGCACCGGACGCGTCCTCGCCGGCCCCATGCGCGAAGGCGAACCCCTCACCGACTCCCGCGTGGTCGGCGACGGCCTGCTGCGCGGCTACGGCCCCGGCACGGTCGCCACCCCGGTCCGCATCGCCGACGCCGACGCCGTCCGGCTCCTCCGCCCCGGCGACCGCATCGACGTCCTGACCACCCCCGCACCCCCGGCCCTGGCCGAAGCCGCCCCCGCCCACCCCAGGGGCGGCGCAAGGGTCGTGGTCTCAGCCGTCCCGGTGGTGACCGTCCCGGTCCCCGCCGACGACCCTCAACAAGGCGCCCTGGTGGTCCTGGCAACCGACAGAGCCCAGGCCCTGGCCCTGGCAAGCACGACCGCCCCCTTGTCCCTGACAATCGCCCCCACAACCCCCACCTAA
- the mscL gene encoding large conductance mechanosensitive channel protein MscL yields the protein MSGFKKFLLRGNLVELAVAFVVGAAFAGLVKDFATSFITPLIALIGGEPDYTDLAVTINGTEFPYGIFLTSAIAFLITAAVVYFFVVLPTTKLIERMDRSKEATERECPQCLSDIPVRARRCRHCTAEVTPATETPVA from the coding sequence ATGAGCGGTTTCAAGAAGTTCCTTCTCCGCGGCAACCTCGTCGAACTCGCGGTCGCGTTCGTCGTCGGGGCCGCGTTCGCCGGTCTCGTGAAGGACTTCGCGACGTCCTTCATCACACCGCTGATCGCACTCATCGGGGGCGAGCCCGACTACACGGACCTGGCCGTGACGATCAACGGCACGGAGTTCCCCTACGGCATCTTCCTCACGTCCGCGATCGCCTTCCTCATCACGGCCGCGGTCGTCTACTTCTTCGTGGTGCTGCCGACGACCAAGCTGATCGAGCGAATGGACCGGAGCAAGGAGGCCACCGAACGCGAGTGCCCGCAGTGCCTGAGCGACATCCCCGTCAGGGCCCGCCGCTGCCGCCACTGCACCGCCGAGGTGACCCCCGCCACCGAAACCCCTGTCGCCTGA
- a CDS encoding D-alanyl-D-alanine carboxypeptidase family protein, translating into MPNPRSAALTAVFLVMIMLAPHGVAAAAEKDTLETLRREASKARTELEKATKQMESRKKDLAASQVKLRSTLKNLAVAEAELNRIRQPLARLANTSYQQSGAVGSMSIFGGGDPGQALRSTADVTLLARSQQALVDRADDLQSRRKQLASTAQELQSKNAVEQTRLQQEVTELRNKSAQLTKQLNTMLDKLEVSRLKRLELKCDKSLAAEAKQFPNGLIPSKYLCDLPQKGHSLRADAALAFYKLNAAYKRRFGRDMCVTDAYRSLSEQHSVYARRPGFAAVPGTSNHGKGQALDLCGGVQISGSVQFNWMEANGRKYGWYHPAWAYSNPFEPWHWEFGTENEY; encoded by the coding sequence GTGCCGAATCCCCGGTCGGCGGCGCTGACCGCGGTCTTCCTGGTGATGATCATGCTCGCCCCGCACGGCGTCGCCGCCGCGGCCGAGAAGGACACCTTGGAAACGTTGCGCCGTGAGGCCTCGAAGGCTCGCACCGAGCTGGAGAAGGCCACGAAGCAGATGGAGAGCCGGAAAAAGGATCTGGCGGCCTCCCAGGTCAAGCTGCGCAGCACGCTGAAGAACCTCGCGGTGGCCGAGGCCGAGCTGAACCGCATCCGGCAGCCGCTGGCCAGGCTGGCGAACACCTCTTACCAGCAGAGCGGAGCAGTCGGGTCAATGTCGATCTTCGGCGGTGGAGACCCCGGCCAGGCGCTGCGTTCGACGGCGGACGTCACGCTGCTGGCCAGGTCCCAGCAGGCGCTTGTGGACCGTGCCGACGACCTGCAGTCGCGACGCAAGCAGCTCGCCTCGACCGCGCAGGAGCTGCAGTCGAAGAACGCGGTCGAGCAGACCCGCCTCCAGCAGGAGGTGACCGAGCTGAGGAACAAGTCGGCGCAGCTCACCAAGCAGCTCAACACGATGCTCGACAAGCTGGAGGTGAGTCGCCTCAAGCGGCTCGAACTGAAGTGCGACAAGAGCCTCGCCGCCGAGGCGAAGCAGTTCCCCAACGGGCTCATCCCGTCGAAGTACCTTTGCGATCTCCCGCAGAAGGGACACAGCTTGAGGGCGGACGCGGCCCTCGCCTTCTACAAGCTGAACGCCGCGTACAAGCGCCGGTTCGGCCGTGACATGTGCGTCACCGACGCGTACCGGAGTTTGTCGGAGCAGCATTCGGTGTACGCCCGCAGGCCCGGTTTCGCGGCCGTCCCCGGGACGAGCAACCACGGCAAGGGACAGGCCCTCGACCTGTGCGGCGGCGTGCAGATCTCAGGTTCCGTCCAGTTCAACTGGATGGAGGCCAACGGCAGGAAGTACGGCTGGTACCACCCCGCCTGGGCCTACAGCAACCCCTTCGAACCCTGGCACTGGGAATTCGGCACCGAGAACGAATACTGA
- a CDS encoding alpha/beta fold hydrolase: MSKISPVTGHYVTVEADGLEYKVFYLENGTGQPLVCQHTAGCHNHQWRGLLEDEEITSNYRVIAYDLPRHGKSDPPENVEWWKEEYRLTADHFVNFIVALCDALELKDPIFMGSSFGGNVALQLALRHPDRFAGVLSVEGADYSPGFYLDWWQHPHANAAQVCASGVWDLMAPQSPEADRRKTWFYYSQGSEAFKGDLYFYSVDHDLRKNLQDIDGDRCPVVMLTGEYDYLTTPEDSARTADAIRNATFIKMEEIGHFPMSENHPVFRRYLLQALDTLKSKHAVAA, encoded by the coding sequence GTGAGCAAGATTTCCCCGGTCACCGGCCACTACGTGACCGTCGAGGCGGACGGCCTGGAGTACAAGGTCTTCTACCTGGAGAACGGCACAGGCCAGCCCCTCGTCTGCCAGCACACCGCGGGCTGCCACAACCACCAGTGGCGCGGCCTCCTGGAGGACGAAGAGATCACCTCGAACTACCGCGTCATCGCCTACGACCTGCCCCGCCACGGCAAGTCCGACCCGCCCGAGAACGTCGAGTGGTGGAAGGAGGAGTACAGGCTCACCGCGGACCACTTCGTCAACTTCATCGTCGCCCTCTGCGACGCCCTCGAACTCAAGGACCCGATCTTCATGGGCTCCTCGTTCGGCGGGAACGTGGCCCTCCAGCTCGCGCTGCGCCACCCCGACCGCTTCGCGGGCGTCCTGTCCGTCGAGGGCGCCGACTACTCGCCCGGCTTCTACCTCGACTGGTGGCAGCACCCCCACGCCAACGCCGCGCAGGTCTGCGCGAGCGGCGTCTGGGACCTGATGGCGCCCCAGTCACCCGAGGCGGACCGCCGCAAGACCTGGTTCTACTACTCCCAGGGCTCGGAGGCCTTCAAGGGCGACCTGTACTTCTACTCCGTCGACCACGACCTGCGGAAGAACCTGCAGGACATCGACGGCGACCGCTGCCCCGTGGTCATGCTCACCGGCGAGTACGACTACCTGACCACCCCGGAGGACAGCGCCCGCACCGCCGACGCCATCCGCAACGCCACCTTCATCAAGATGGAGGAGATCGGCCACTTCCCCATGAGCGAGAACCACCCGGTCTTCCGCCGCTACCTGCTCCAGGCCCTGGACACCCTGAAGTCCAAACACGCCGTCGCAGCCTGA
- a CDS encoding serine/threonine-protein kinase — protein MSDQVLAGRYRLEGRLGGGGMGTVWRAVDETLRRTVAVKEIVFPDVLTAEERRVATGRAQREARAAALIDHPGVITVHDVVIEDERPWIVMELVDGPSLAEVIRRDGPLAPAAAAGIGLKVLDALEAAHAKGIVHRDVKPGNVLLAGDGRVVLTDFGIASIDADPSLTRTGTFVGTPGYVAPERLRERPGGPESDLWSLGATLYAAVEGRAPFDRDTPMAVLGAVLTEEPAPPQRAGSLGPLLWYLLRKEPSTRPGAEEVRRVLRNVAAGLPSGLPSATPSATPSATPSGPPGAVTTPAPPGRRPSRIWIPVAASAAVVMVGALLAGSILMNGPDGEAEVSASARADASSPPASPEATPTPTPSEARLDLCGLVGHRQLKRLLPRGNPSVEKDQKSCGWTVSKRGFEITDLNRRTSDPPPASPAEAHNKFVGTRNATTPGTHVWGWPTIDVDHVKARKSGALPVSGIGDEAFAYTSTGLTKPMDISGVVFRVENTLIEVEHVYERGTASPGDARDAARLIARAVARA, from the coding sequence GTGTCAGATCAGGTGCTCGCCGGCCGGTACCGCCTGGAGGGACGGCTCGGCGGCGGCGGGATGGGCACGGTCTGGCGCGCCGTGGACGAGACGCTGCGCCGCACCGTCGCCGTCAAGGAGATCGTGTTCCCGGACGTCCTCACCGCGGAGGAGCGCCGGGTGGCGACCGGGCGGGCGCAGCGGGAGGCGCGGGCGGCGGCGCTGATCGACCATCCCGGCGTCATCACCGTCCACGACGTGGTGATCGAGGACGAGCGGCCGTGGATCGTCATGGAGCTGGTCGACGGCCCCTCCCTCGCCGAGGTGATCCGGCGGGACGGGCCGCTCGCGCCCGCGGCGGCCGCCGGCATCGGGCTGAAGGTGCTGGACGCCCTCGAGGCCGCGCACGCCAAGGGGATCGTGCACAGGGACGTCAAGCCCGGCAACGTGCTGCTCGCCGGGGACGGCCGGGTCGTCCTGACCGACTTCGGGATCGCGAGCATCGACGCCGACCCGTCGCTGACCCGCACCGGGACGTTCGTCGGCACCCCCGGATACGTCGCGCCGGAGCGGCTGCGGGAGCGGCCGGGCGGCCCGGAGTCCGACCTGTGGTCGCTCGGCGCCACGCTCTACGCGGCGGTCGAGGGCAGGGCGCCGTTCGACCGGGACACCCCCATGGCGGTGCTGGGGGCCGTGCTGACCGAGGAGCCCGCACCGCCGCAGCGGGCCGGGTCCCTGGGTCCGCTGCTGTGGTACCTGCTGCGGAAGGAGCCGTCCACGCGGCCGGGGGCCGAGGAGGTACGGCGGGTTCTGCGGAACGTGGCCGCCGGGCTGCCGTCCGGGCTGCCGTCCGCGACACCGTCCGCGACGCCGTCCGCGACGCCGTCCGGGCCGCCGGGTGCGGTGACCACGCCCGCCCCGCCGGGCAGACGGCCGAGCCGGATCTGGATTCCCGTGGCGGCGAGCGCCGCCGTGGTCATGGTCGGCGCCCTGCTCGCCGGGAGCATCCTCATGAACGGCCCCGACGGGGAGGCGGAGGTGAGCGCGTCGGCGCGGGCGGACGCGTCCAGCCCTCCTGCGAGCCCGGAGGCCACCCCCACCCCCACGCCCTCGGAGGCCCGGCTCGACCTCTGCGGTCTGGTCGGCCACCGGCAGCTGAAGCGGCTGCTCCCGCGGGGGAATCCCAGCGTGGAGAAGGATCAGAAGTCGTGCGGCTGGACGGTCTCCAAACGCGGTTTCGAGATCACCGACCTCAACCGCAGGACGAGCGACCCTCCCCCGGCATCGCCCGCCGAGGCGCACAACAAGTTCGTGGGCACGAGGAACGCGACCACGCCCGGCACCCATGTCTGGGGGTGGCCCACGATCGACGTCGATCATGTGAAGGCGCGTAAGAGCGGGGCGCTGCCCGTCTCCGGGATCGGGGACGAGGCGTTCGCCTACACGTCCACGGGCCTGACCAAGCCCATGGACATCTCCGGTGTCGTGTTCCGGGTGGAGAACACGCTGATCGAGGTCGAGCACGTGTACGAGCGCGGCACCGCGTCCCCGGGCGACGCCCGGGACGCGGCGCGCCTGATCGCCCGAGCGGTCGCGCGGGCATGA
- a CDS encoding serine/threonine-protein kinase — protein MSGHETDGRPRTLAGRYRLVERLGAGGMGVVWRARDELLGRDVAVKELLLPDHLSPQQRDLAAQRALREARAAAVLRHRSIVRVHDVVVEEGGPCIVMDLLPGRSLDAVLEEDGPLPPERVARIGLEILRALRAAHAQGILHRDVKPANIFLREDGAAVLTDFGIAALEGEATLTRPGALIGSPAYMAPERVRHDQAGPASDLWSLGATLYALTEGRPPFARGTLMATLGAVLTDEPEPPRAAGPLRPLVERLLVKDPAVRADADAAEAHLRALVPGEHTAPSPAPPLPPPSPPPPPPVPSEAAAVPARSQKSGRGAWIAVALAGAAAMVLVIVAVVVIALRGQDEPAAAREPRAASSPSAERVRFADAPSPCGLITAEQAGRLVRAFTNHADETADRATGRPRKSCVWQTAATAEGDDRLWLTLRTAASTAGARRLLAEERDGAGEDAAPLSGLGEAAFAASGRDDAKVWFRVGNLVAEIRYETGRDRRDELALQAARWAHASIDGTDASDETRS, from the coding sequence ATGAGCGGGCACGAGACGGACGGGCGGCCCCGCACGCTCGCCGGCCGCTACCGGCTCGTCGAGCGCCTCGGCGCGGGCGGCATGGGCGTGGTGTGGCGCGCCCGTGACGAGCTGCTCGGCCGGGACGTGGCCGTCAAGGAGCTGCTCCTCCCGGACCATCTGAGCCCGCAGCAGCGCGATCTCGCGGCGCAGCGCGCGTTGCGCGAGGCCAGGGCGGCCGCCGTCCTCCGGCACAGGTCGATCGTCCGCGTGCACGACGTCGTCGTCGAGGAGGGCGGGCCGTGCATCGTCATGGACCTGCTGCCCGGCCGCTCCCTGGACGCGGTGCTGGAGGAGGACGGGCCGCTGCCGCCGGAACGGGTGGCGCGCATCGGCCTGGAGATCCTCCGCGCCCTCCGCGCCGCCCACGCCCAGGGGATCCTGCACAGGGACGTCAAGCCCGCGAACATCTTCCTCCGCGAGGACGGCGCCGCCGTCCTCACCGACTTCGGCATCGCCGCGCTGGAGGGCGAGGCCACGCTGACGCGGCCGGGGGCGCTGATCGGCTCCCCCGCCTACATGGCGCCCGAGCGCGTACGGCACGACCAGGCCGGCCCCGCCTCCGATCTGTGGTCCCTGGGCGCGACGCTCTACGCCCTGACCGAGGGCCGTCCGCCGTTCGCGCGCGGCACCCTGATGGCGACGCTGGGGGCCGTCCTGACCGACGAGCCGGAGCCGCCCCGCGCGGCGGGCCCGCTCAGGCCGCTGGTGGAGCGGCTGCTCGTCAAGGACCCGGCGGTCCGCGCCGACGCGGACGCCGCCGAGGCGCACCTGCGCGCCCTGGTGCCGGGCGAGCACACCGCTCCTTCCCCGGCTCCCCCGCTCCCGCCGCCGTCTCCTCCGCCGCCGCCTCCCGTCCCTTCCGAGGCCGCGGCCGTTCCCGCCCGGTCCCAGAAGTCGGGCCGTGGTGCCTGGATCGCCGTCGCCCTCGCCGGAGCCGCGGCCATGGTGCTGGTCATCGTGGCCGTCGTCGTGATCGCGCTGCGCGGCCAGGACGAGCCGGCGGCGGCGCGGGAACCGCGGGCGGCATCCTCGCCGTCCGCCGAACGGGTCCGTTTCGCGGACGCGCCGTCCCCGTGCGGCCTGATCACCGCCGAGCAGGCGGGCAGGCTGGTGCGGGCGTTCACCAACCACGCCGACGAGACCGCCGACCGGGCCACGGGAAGGCCGCGCAAGTCCTGCGTCTGGCAGACCGCCGCGACCGCGGAGGGGGACGACCGGCTGTGGCTCACGCTCCGGACCGCGGCGAGCACGGCCGGGGCCCGCCGCCTGCTCGCCGAGGAGCGGGACGGCGCCGGCGAGGACGCGGCGCCGCTGTCCGGTCTCGGCGAGGCCGCCTTCGCCGCGTCCGGCCGGGACGACGCGAAGGTGTGGTTCCGCGTCGGCAACCTCGTCGCCGAGATCCGGTACGAGACCGGCCGGGACCGGCGGGACGAGCTCGCCCTCCAGGCGGCCCGGTGGGCCCACGCGTCCATCGACGGCACGGACGCCTCGGACGAGACGCGGTCGTGA
- a CDS encoding lytic polysaccharide monooxygenase auxiliary activity family 9 protein, whose amino-acid sequence MNTTPRPTKTRRRTAAVTAGLGLAPLIAVMLPATAAHAHGYVSAPPSRQAQCAQGIVDCGAIRWEPQSVEGPKGLHSCSGGNARFGELDDDGKGWQAATVGNTVTFTWTFTARHRTRDYEYYVGGRRVAVIDGGDRQPPATVSHTVDLGGVSGRQKVLAVWNIADTANAFYACVDLEVR is encoded by the coding sequence ATGAACACGACCCCCCGCCCCACCAAGACGAGACGAAGGACCGCCGCCGTCACGGCCGGCCTCGGCCTCGCCCCCCTCATCGCCGTGATGCTCCCGGCGACCGCCGCCCACGCCCACGGCTACGTCTCCGCGCCGCCGAGCCGGCAGGCCCAGTGCGCGCAGGGCATCGTCGACTGCGGCGCCATCCGGTGGGAACCGCAGAGCGTCGAAGGGCCGAAGGGCCTCCACAGCTGCAGCGGCGGCAACGCCCGGTTCGGCGAGCTGGACGACGACGGCAAGGGCTGGCAGGCCGCGACCGTCGGCAACACGGTGACCTTCACCTGGACGTTCACCGCCCGGCACCGCACCCGCGACTACGAGTACTACGTCGGGGGCAGGCGCGTCGCGGTGATCGACGGCGGCGACCGGCAGCCGCCCGCCACCGTCTCCCACACCGTAGACCTCGGCGGCGTGTCCGGACGGCAGAAGGTACTGGCCGTCTGGAACATCGCCGACACCGCCAACGCGTTCTACGCCTGCGTCGACCTGGAGGTCCGGTGA
- a CDS encoding SAM-dependent methyltransferase codes for MAKDQLPDIDTSVPQSARIWDYWLGGKENFPADRAAGDAVLRVLPGIAVSAQQDRAFLGRVVRFLVRQGIRQFLDLGSGLPTVDNTHEVAQRVAPSSRIVYVDNDPLVQAHARALLRSTPEGACDYIEADIRDTDLIISEAGRTLDFERPVGLMLLGVLNHILDDDEARQIVERLVRRLVPGSYVVISHTCDATTDELDGEAMRRAVREVMDRGGTPIRARSPEQIERLFAGTRLLEPGVVSCSRWRPDPSREPGPEVPHFSGVALVTGDE; via the coding sequence ATGGCGAAAGATCAGCTCCCCGACATCGACACCAGCGTGCCGCAGTCGGCGCGCATCTGGGACTACTGGCTCGGCGGCAAGGAGAACTTCCCCGCCGACCGCGCGGCCGGCGACGCCGTCCTCCGGGTACTGCCGGGAATCGCCGTCTCCGCCCAGCAGGACAGGGCCTTCCTCGGCCGGGTCGTGCGCTTCCTCGTCAGGCAGGGGATCCGGCAGTTCCTGGATCTCGGGTCGGGCCTTCCCACCGTCGACAACACCCACGAGGTCGCGCAGCGGGTCGCGCCGTCGTCCCGGATCGTCTACGTCGACAACGATCCGCTGGTCCAGGCCCACGCGCGGGCCTTGCTGCGGAGCACGCCCGAGGGCGCCTGCGACTACATCGAGGCCGACATCCGGGACACCGACCTGATCATTTCCGAGGCGGGCCGCACCCTGGACTTCGAGCGTCCGGTGGGGCTGATGCTGCTCGGGGTGCTGAACCACATCCTGGACGACGACGAGGCGCGGCAGATCGTCGAACGGCTGGTGCGCAGGCTCGTCCCGGGCAGCTACGTGGTCATCTCCCACACCTGCGACGCCACCACCGACGAGCTGGACGGCGAGGCGATGCGGCGGGCGGTGCGCGAGGTCATGGACCGCGGCGGGACGCCCATCCGCGCCCGGTCCCCCGAGCAGATCGAGCGTCTCTTCGCGGGGACGCGCCTGCTGGAGCCCGGCGTGGTGTCGTGCTCGCGGTGGCGTCCCGACCCGTCACGCGAGCCGGGGCCGGAGGTGCCGCACTTCAGCGGCGTCGCCCTCGTCACCGGCGACGAGTGA
- a CDS encoding phosphoenolpyruvate hydrolase family protein, which translates to MRRDTVLERLRAAVAEGKPVIGAGAGTGLSAKCAEAGGVDLIIIYNSGRYRMAGRGSLAGLLPYGDANQIVVEMASEVLPVVKDTPVLAGVCGTDPFRVMPVFLDRLKAMGFAGVQNFPTVGLYDGVFRQNLEETGMGFDLEIEMVRLAHERDMVTAPYVFDEDQARAMTEAGADVLVPHVGLTTKGSIGAGTALTLDEAVERVQAMRDAAVAVRPDVLVLCHGGPIAEPDDASYVLSRTEGVVGFFGASSVERLPTERAITEQVAAFKNLEL; encoded by the coding sequence ATGAGGCGGGACACCGTCCTGGAGCGGCTGCGGGCCGCCGTGGCGGAGGGCAAGCCCGTGATCGGGGCGGGCGCGGGCACGGGACTGTCCGCCAAGTGCGCGGAGGCCGGCGGCGTCGACCTGATCATCATCTACAACTCGGGCCGGTACCGGATGGCGGGACGCGGGTCGCTGGCCGGCCTCCTCCCGTACGGGGACGCGAACCAGATCGTCGTGGAGATGGCGTCCGAGGTGCTGCCCGTCGTGAAGGACACGCCGGTGCTGGCCGGGGTGTGCGGCACCGATCCCTTCCGCGTCATGCCCGTGTTCCTCGACCGGCTCAAGGCCATGGGGTTCGCGGGCGTGCAGAACTTCCCGACCGTCGGCCTCTACGACGGGGTCTTCCGGCAGAACCTCGAAGAGACCGGCATGGGCTTCGACCTGGAGATCGAGATGGTGCGGCTCGCGCACGAGCGCGACATGGTCACCGCCCCGTACGTCTTCGACGAGGACCAGGCGCGGGCGATGACGGAGGCGGGCGCGGACGTGCTCGTCCCGCACGTCGGGCTCACCACCAAGGGCAGCATCGGCGCGGGCACGGCCCTCACGCTGGACGAGGCGGTCGAACGGGTGCAGGCCATGCGGGACGCCGCGGTCGCCGTGCGCCCGGACGTGCTGGTGCTGTGCCACGGCGGGCCGATCGCCGAGCCGGACGACGCGTCCTACGTGCTGTCGCGCACCGAGGGCGTCGTCGGCTTCTTCGGGGCCTCGTCCGTGGAGCGGCTGCCGACCGAGAGGGCCATCACGGAGCAGGTGGCCGCCTTCAAGAACCTGGAGCTCTGA
- a CDS encoding Tm-1-like ATP-binding domain-containing protein — MATVVLVGTLDTKGAEYVWLRDRVRELGCDAVLVDAGTRPHDVEADVPAERVAEAGGASIEALREAGDRGAAVTAMGEGAAAVIAGLERVDAVLAVGGSGGSSIAARAVRDLPIGVPKLIVSTMASGDVTPYVGAKDVAMMYSVVDIAGLNRVSRLILGNAAAAAAGMAKEYEAARASAESGGRPLVAASMFGVTTPAVDAARERLEELGYEVLVFHATGAGGRALEGLAESGLLAGVLDLTTTELADDLVGGVLSAGPERLTAAGRHGVPQVVAPGALDMVNFGPRETVPERFEGRDLYVHNPTVTLMRTTRDEMAELGRRVAAKLAGATGPTVLFVPLGGVSALDAPGMPFHDPEADEACFAAMEGAVETVRLDMHINDPSFGRAMADRLHELISGEAR, encoded by the coding sequence ATGGCGACTGTGGTGCTGGTGGGGACGCTCGACACCAAAGGAGCGGAGTACGTCTGGCTCCGGGACCGGGTGCGGGAGCTCGGATGCGACGCGGTGCTCGTCGACGCGGGCACGCGGCCGCACGACGTGGAGGCCGACGTACCGGCCGAGCGGGTCGCGGAGGCCGGGGGCGCCTCGATCGAGGCGCTGCGGGAGGCGGGGGACCGGGGCGCCGCCGTCACCGCCATGGGGGAGGGGGCGGCGGCCGTCATCGCCGGGCTCGAGCGCGTGGACGCCGTGCTCGCGGTCGGGGGGAGCGGCGGGTCGTCCATCGCGGCGCGGGCCGTCCGGGACCTCCCGATCGGGGTGCCCAAGCTGATCGTGTCCACGATGGCGTCGGGCGACGTCACGCCGTACGTGGGCGCGAAGGACGTCGCGATGATGTACAGCGTCGTCGACATCGCGGGCCTGAACCGGGTGTCGCGGCTGATCCTCGGGAACGCGGCCGCGGCGGCCGCGGGGATGGCGAAGGAGTACGAGGCCGCGCGGGCCTCCGCGGAGTCCGGCGGGCGGCCGCTCGTGGCGGCGTCGATGTTCGGGGTGACGACGCCGGCGGTGGACGCGGCGCGCGAACGGCTCGAGGAGCTGGGCTACGAGGTGCTCGTCTTCCACGCGACCGGGGCGGGCGGCCGGGCGCTCGAAGGGCTCGCGGAGAGCGGGCTGCTGGCCGGGGTGCTCGACCTGACCACGACGGAGCTCGCCGACGACCTGGTGGGCGGCGTCCTGTCGGCCGGTCCGGAGCGGCTCACGGCGGCGGGACGGCACGGGGTCCCGCAGGTCGTGGCCCCCGGCGCCCTCGACATGGTCAACTTCGGGCCGCGCGAGACCGTTCCCGAGCGGTTCGAGGGACGCGACCTGTACGTGCACAACCCGACCGTCACGCTGATGCGCACGACGCGGGACGAGATGGCCGAGCTGGGGCGGCGGGTGGCCGCCAAGCTGGCCGGGGCGACCGGCCCGACCGTGCTGTTCGTCCCGCTCGGGGGCGTGTCGGCGCTGGACGCGCCGGGAATGCCGTTCCACGACCCGGAGGCGGACGAGGCGTGCTTCGCGGCCATGGAGGGCGCGGTGGAGACGGTGAGGCTCGACATGCACATCAACGACCCGTCGTTCGGCCGCGCGATGGCCGACCGGCTGCACGAGCTGATCTCGGGGGAGGCGCGATGA
- a CDS encoding dihydrofolate reductase family protein has product MRKIINSTYVSLDGVIENPQNWTSAYFQEEAAAYAQDLLFSCGALLMGRRTYDGFAEAWPAMEESTGEFGVRMNTYPHYVVSDSLENPGWGDTTVIRRADAAARIAELKEQDGGDILQYGFGPVSRTLVEHGLLDELRLWIHPVLVGPGEPEGMLGAADFSASFELADTTTFETGVIVATYRRAAE; this is encoded by the coding sequence ATGCGCAAGATCATCAACTCGACGTACGTGTCGCTCGACGGCGTCATCGAGAACCCGCAGAACTGGACCTCGGCCTATTTCCAGGAGGAGGCCGCCGCCTACGCCCAGGACCTGCTGTTCTCCTGCGGCGCGCTGCTGATGGGGCGCCGCACGTACGACGGGTTCGCGGAGGCGTGGCCGGCGATGGAGGAGTCGACCGGCGAGTTCGGCGTCCGCATGAACACCTACCCCCACTACGTGGTGTCCGACTCCCTGGAGAACCCCGGCTGGGGCGACACCACGGTGATCCGGCGGGCCGACGCCGCCGCGAGGATCGCCGAGCTGAAGGAGCAGGACGGCGGGGACATCCTGCAGTACGGCTTCGGCCCGGTGTCGCGGACCCTCGTGGAGCACGGGCTGCTGGACGAGCTGCGCCTGTGGATCCACCCGGTGCTCGTCGGGCCCGGGGAGCCGGAGGGGATGCTCGGCGCCGCGGACTTCTCCGCGTCCTTCGAGCTGGCCGACACCACGACGTTCGAGACCGGCGTGATCGTGGCGACCTACCGGCGGGCCGCGGAGTAG